One stretch of Nodularia sp. LEGE 06071 DNA includes these proteins:
- a CDS encoding NYN domain-containing protein: MGSPMNRLSIFVDGNNMFYAQQKNGWFFDPRRVLDYFKHEQSDTTLINAFWYTGLKDPQDQRGFRDALISLGYTVRTKILKEYYDDSSGRYSQKANLDIEIVVDMFNTVDQYDRVVLFSGDGDFERAIELLRSKNTHITVVSTEGMIARELRNATDRYIDLNDIRDSIEKVEG, encoded by the coding sequence ATGGGTTCCCCAATGAATCGTCTGTCTATTTTTGTAGACGGAAACAATATGTTCTATGCTCAACAAAAAAATGGCTGGTTTTTTGACCCAAGACGAGTCTTAGACTATTTCAAACACGAGCAGTCAGATACAACATTAATCAATGCTTTCTGGTACACTGGCTTAAAAGACCCGCAAGATCAGCGAGGTTTCAGAGATGCTCTCATTAGCTTAGGATATACAGTTAGAACTAAAATTCTCAAAGAATATTATGATGACTCTTCCGGGCGCTATTCCCAAAAAGCTAATTTAGATATTGAAATTGTCGTAGATATGTTTAATACAGTAGATCAATATGATCGAGTAGTTTTATTCAGTGGTGATGGAGATTTTGAAAGAGCTATAGAACTTTTACGCTCAAAAAATACGCATATCACTGTAGTATCGACGGAAGGGATGATAGCCAGAGAGCTACGTAATGCTACTGATAGATATATTGATTTAAACGATATCAGAGACAGTATAGAAAAAGTAGAAGGTTAG